A single window of Flavobacterium sp. 140616W15 DNA harbors:
- a CDS encoding RNA 2'-phosphotransferase, whose product MNEKIAKSISKFLSLVLRHSPETINLKLDENGWADVEELIAKCSKNGNTLNSELLDYVVENNDKKRFAFNEDKTKIRASQGHSISVELNLNEAEPSEFLYHGTVGKFMESIKREGLQKMSRQHVHLSQDRETAIKVGGRRGAPQILSVRSGAMHRDGFKFYLSENNVWLTDEVPVKYIEF is encoded by the coding sequence ATGAATGAAAAAATAGCAAAAAGCATTAGCAAATTCCTGAGTTTAGTACTCAGACATTCGCCAGAAACCATAAATTTAAAACTAGATGAAAATGGTTGGGCAGATGTAGAAGAATTGATTGCAAAATGTTCGAAAAACGGAAACACATTAAATTCAGAACTTCTGGATTATGTAGTAGAAAATAATGATAAAAAAAGATTTGCTTTTAATGAAGATAAAACTAAAATAAGAGCAAGTCAGGGACATTCAATTTCGGTTGAGCTAAACCTCAATGAAGCAGAACCTTCGGAGTTTTTGTATCACGGGACAGTTGGGAAGTTTATGGAGAGTATCAAAAGAGAAGGACTTCAGAAAATGAGCCGTCAACACGTACATCTTAGCCAAGATAGAGAAACAGCTATTAAGGTGGGCGGAAGAAGAGGAGCTCCGCAGATTTTAAGCGTTAGGAGTGGAGCCATGCATAGAGACGGATTTAAATTTTATTTGTCTGAAAACAATGTTTGGTTAACGGATGAAGTGCCTGTAAAATATATAGAATTTTAA
- a CDS encoding NAD(P)H-dependent glycerol-3-phosphate dehydrogenase yields the protein MSENLKFAVIGGGSWATAIAKMLCVNLSEISWYMRNDAAIEHINKYKHNPNYLSSVEFDTQKLKLTNNINEAVEYADYIIFAIPSAFLHAELEKLTVSLENKIVFSAIKGIVPETSLIVGEHFHIKYDIPFYNIGVITGPCHAEEVALERLSYLTIACGDPSKAGVVAKNLSGNYIKAKISDDIIGTEYAAMLKNIYAIAAGIAHGLGYGDNFQSVIMSNAIREMKKFIKKVHKMKRNINDSAYLGDLLVTGYSVFSRNRMFGNMIGKGYTVKSAMMEMSMVSEGYYATKSAYKLNQGYGAKTPIIDAVYSILYEGKDAKVVFKKLTDLLD from the coding sequence ATGAGCGAAAATTTAAAATTTGCAGTAATCGGTGGTGGAAGCTGGGCGACCGCCATTGCAAAAATGCTATGTGTAAATCTTTCTGAAATTTCGTGGTACATGCGTAATGACGCTGCTATCGAACACATTAATAAATACAAACACAACCCGAATTACTTAAGTTCGGTAGAATTTGATACTCAAAAACTAAAACTTACCAATAATATAAATGAAGCCGTTGAATATGCTGATTATATTATTTTTGCTATTCCATCGGCTTTTTTACATGCTGAGTTAGAGAAACTAACTGTATCGTTAGAGAATAAAATTGTTTTCTCTGCTATTAAAGGGATTGTTCCTGAAACGAGTTTGATTGTTGGAGAGCATTTTCATATAAAATACGACATTCCTTTTTACAATATTGGTGTTATTACTGGTCCATGTCATGCCGAAGAAGTTGCGCTTGAAAGATTATCATATTTAACAATTGCATGTGGCGATCCAAGTAAAGCTGGCGTTGTTGCTAAAAACCTATCTGGAAACTACATTAAAGCCAAAATTTCTGATGATATTATTGGTACCGAATATGCTGCAATGCTTAAAAACATTTATGCGATAGCTGCTGGAATTGCACATGGCTTAGGTTATGGCGACAATTTTCAATCGGTTATCATGAGTAATGCCATTCGTGAAATGAAGAAATTCATCAAGAAAGTGCATAAAATGAAACGTAACATTAATGACTCAGCTTACTTAGGCGATTTATTAGTTACAGGATATTCTGTTTTTTCAAGAAACAGAATGTTTGGAAATATGATTGGAAAAGGATACACTGTAAAAAGTGCTATGATGGAGATGAGCATGGTTTCTGAAGGGTATTATGCAACCAAAAGCGCTTACAAACTAAACCAAGGTTACGGTGCAAAAACACCAATTATAGATGCTGTATATAGTATCTTATATGAAGGCAAAGACGCCAAAGTGGTATTTAAAAAATTAACGGATTTATTAGACTAA
- a CDS encoding NUDIX domain-containing protein — MIENQNIRVAVDAIVFGYQNNQLYVLLIQQKFGSTESYWALPGGLVKNDESLQQAVKRELKEETNITVNHFEQLFTFGDDVFRDPRNRVISVAYFALVDPSKLKVKADSDADNAQWFKVDTIPVLAFDHNLILKKAIERLKAKLTYEPIGFDLLPVEFMFSELENLYCTILEKEIDRRNFRKKILSYGIIQETDNFSPNKTGRPAKLFKFNQKKYNDLLKEGFHFEIKFA, encoded by the coding sequence ATGATAGAAAATCAAAATATTAGAGTTGCTGTCGATGCGATTGTTTTTGGATACCAAAACAATCAATTATATGTGCTTTTAATTCAGCAAAAATTTGGATCTACAGAATCGTATTGGGCTTTGCCAGGCGGATTAGTGAAAAATGATGAATCATTGCAGCAAGCAGTAAAACGGGAGTTAAAAGAGGAAACTAATATTACGGTGAATCACTTTGAGCAATTATTTACTTTCGGTGATGATGTTTTCAGGGATCCGAGAAACAGGGTTATTTCTGTAGCATATTTTGCATTAGTAGATCCTTCAAAGCTAAAAGTTAAGGCTGATTCTGACGCAGATAATGCACAATGGTTTAAAGTGGATACTATTCCAGTTTTGGCTTTTGACCATAATTTGATTTTAAAAAAAGCAATTGAACGTTTAAAAGCAAAACTTACTTATGAACCAATCGGGTTTGATTTATTGCCAGTAGAGTTTATGTTTTCAGAATTAGAGAATTTGTATTGCACGATTTTAGAGAAAGAAATAGACAGAAGAAATTTCAGAAAAAAGATTTTAAGTTACGGGATTATTCAGGAAACAGATAATTTTTCTCCTAATAAAACAGGAAGGCCAGCAAAATTATTTAAGTTTAATCAGAAGAAATATAATGACTTATTGAAAGAAGGATTCCACTTTGAAATAAAGTTTGCGTAA
- a CDS encoding LysR family transcriptional regulator, whose product MVNLEWYRTFKSVYKNGNFSLAAKELFISQPAVSQQISMLEAHVGYKLFNRKSKGVEPTDYAKLLNNLIIDALDRLENVENGFRAKASDANRLISVGISKNLFASLGSVLISKFDFIDFSFHDNDTLFELVDTKKLDFAIITKQFDTFDTIYEIVGKIKLIMVSSPQLETNEFKLKLKSKKLSEIEQWLNEQKWYSHDARIPHVKLFWLSVFNKKRPSMVPNYIIPNESEMLRVLSKNSGIGITWDCNAKELIQENKIKLLWNSKEMPSIDVFLLSGKNSNLSPIFETIATELKEVLK is encoded by the coding sequence ATGGTTAATTTAGAATGGTACAGAACGTTTAAATCGGTATATAAAAATGGTAATTTTTCTTTGGCTGCCAAAGAACTTTTTATCAGTCAACCAGCAGTTAGTCAGCAAATATCAATGTTGGAAGCACACGTAGGTTATAAGCTCTTTAACAGAAAATCAAAAGGAGTAGAACCAACGGACTATGCTAAGTTACTTAATAATCTAATTATAGATGCCCTGGATCGTCTCGAAAATGTAGAGAATGGATTTCGTGCAAAAGCCTCCGATGCCAATCGATTAATTTCAGTAGGGATTTCTAAAAATTTATTTGCTAGTTTAGGAAGTGTTCTGATTTCTAAATTCGATTTTATAGATTTTAGTTTTCATGATAATGATACACTTTTTGAGTTAGTTGATACTAAGAAGCTTGATTTTGCCATTATCACCAAGCAGTTTGATACGTTTGATACGATATACGAAATTGTTGGAAAAATTAAATTAATAATGGTTTCATCCCCACAACTTGAGACAAATGAATTCAAGTTAAAATTAAAATCTAAAAAATTATCTGAAATAGAGCAGTGGCTTAATGAGCAAAAATGGTATAGTCATGATGCTCGAATTCCGCATGTTAAATTGTTTTGGTTAAGTGTTTTTAATAAAAAAAGACCATCTATGGTGCCCAATTATATTATTCCTAATGAAAGTGAAATGCTAAGAGTACTTTCTAAGAATAGTGGAATTGGAATAACATGGGATTGTAATGCAAAAGAATTAATTCAGGAAAATAAGATAAAGCTACTATGGAATAGTAAAGAAATGCCTAGTATAGATGTTTTCTTATTGTCTGGAAAAAACAGTAACCTGAGTCCTATTTTTGAAACTATTGCTACAGAATTAAAGGAGGTTTTAAAATGA
- a CDS encoding type 1 glutamine amidotransferase domain-containing protein has protein sequence MKKIALFVIIALTINSTKVTAQKVNKKAMKKVLFVVTSNDKLGNTGEKTGFWSEEFAAPYYELLDQGIEITIASPLGGQPPIDPKSADPASATEDTKRFDTDKVLQEKLAHTHKLSTINQANYDAVFYPGGHGPLWDLVEDKNSIALIESFYTHKKPVAFVCHAPAVLKNVKVNGEFLVKGKKVTGFTNEEEEAVGLTKVVPFLLEDALKHNGANFLKGANWEPYAVEDGLLITGQNPASSKLVAKKLLQKLNSK, from the coding sequence ATGAAGAAAATTGCTCTATTTGTTATTATCGCATTAACTATAAACAGTACAAAAGTTACTGCCCAAAAAGTAAATAAAAAAGCTATGAAAAAAGTATTATTTGTTGTAACCAGTAATGACAAACTGGGCAATACAGGAGAAAAAACAGGTTTTTGGTCAGAAGAATTTGCTGCACCTTATTATGAGTTATTAGATCAGGGTATTGAAATTACAATTGCTTCACCACTTGGAGGGCAACCACCAATAGATCCAAAAAGTGCAGATCCAGCATCTGCAACAGAAGACACAAAACGATTTGATACTGACAAAGTATTACAAGAAAAATTAGCACACACACACAAACTTTCGACTATCAATCAAGCAAATTACGATGCTGTTTTTTATCCTGGAGGTCATGGACCATTGTGGGATTTAGTAGAAGATAAAAATTCAATTGCTTTAATTGAGTCTTTTTATACTCACAAAAAACCTGTAGCTTTTGTTTGTCACGCTCCTGCTGTGCTTAAAAATGTAAAAGTAAATGGTGAATTTTTAGTAAAAGGAAAAAAAGTAACTGGTTTTACAAATGAAGAAGAAGAGGCCGTTGGCTTAACTAAAGTCGTTCCCTTTTTATTAGAAGATGCTTTAAAACATAATGGAGCAAATTTCTTAAAAGGAGCAAACTGGGAACCATACGCTGTTGAAGATGGATTATTAATTACAGGACAAAATCCTGCATCATCAAAATTGGTTGCTAAAAAGTTATTACAAAAATTGAATTCTAAATAA
- the prs gene encoding ribose-phosphate diphosphokinase, translating into MILNLDPNFRPFPGQKEIDFKSFIFSGGEPHIKINPDFDVNQKITITHRLNSFNDFGLLCLAVDALRRMDVKVIDLFIPYFPAARQDRVMIKGEPLSVKVYADIINAMQLNKVSVFDAHSEVTPALVNNCDVIPNHIFIQKVIKTIGSNVKLISPDGGALKKIYKVSEFLGGVDVVECSKSRDVKTGRLSGFKVYEDDLQGMDCLIVDDICDGGGTFVGLAEELKKKNAGKLYLAVSHGIFNKGFEVLDCFDKIFTTNSFKDFEGESVEVVKLSELI; encoded by the coding sequence ATGATACTTAATTTAGACCCAAATTTCAGACCATTTCCAGGACAAAAAGAAATAGATTTTAAAAGTTTCATTTTTTCAGGAGGAGAACCACATATCAAGATTAATCCTGATTTTGATGTCAATCAAAAAATAACAATTACACATAGATTAAATTCATTCAACGATTTTGGATTATTATGTTTAGCTGTTGACGCATTAAGAAGGATGGACGTAAAAGTTATTGATTTGTTTATTCCTTATTTTCCAGCGGCAAGACAAGATCGTGTCATGATAAAAGGAGAACCATTATCAGTAAAAGTTTATGCAGATATCATAAATGCAATGCAATTGAACAAAGTATCTGTTTTTGATGCACATTCTGAAGTTACCCCAGCTTTGGTAAACAATTGTGATGTAATTCCGAATCATATTTTTATCCAAAAAGTGATAAAAACAATAGGAAGCAATGTAAAATTAATTTCTCCAGACGGTGGAGCGTTGAAAAAAATCTATAAAGTTTCTGAGTTTCTTGGCGGAGTTGATGTTGTAGAATGTAGTAAAAGCCGCGATGTGAAAACAGGAAGATTATCAGGCTTTAAAGTATATGAAGATGATTTGCAGGGAATGGATTGTCTTATTGTAGATGATATTTGCGATGGAGGGGGAACCTTCGTAGGATTAGCAGAAGAGTTAAAAAAGAAAAATGCTGGAAAATTATATCTAGCGGTAAGCCACGGAATTTTCAATAAAGGTTTTGAGGTTTTAGATTGTTTCGATAAAATATTTACAACCAATTCTTTCAAAGATTTTGAAGGAGAAAGTGTTGAAGTTGTGAAATTAAGTGAATTGATATGA
- a CDS encoding NADAR family protein: MKYSIEKLIAENQDNKYLFFWGHQPNKDGSISKTCFSQWWLSSFEVDNVTYKTAEHWMMAKKAELFNDKEVLEKIIKANSPAEAKKLGREVKNYDDAVWLDNRYEIVRQGNFYKFSQNKNLKEFLINTKDRVLVEASPVDPIWGIGMASDHKDVLNPKKWRGPNLLGFALMEVRDELK; encoded by the coding sequence ATGAAGTATAGTATAGAAAAACTCATAGCAGAAAATCAAGATAATAAATATCTCTTTTTTTGGGGACATCAGCCAAATAAAGATGGAAGTATTTCTAAAACTTGTTTCAGTCAGTGGTGGTTAAGCTCATTTGAAGTTGATAATGTGACTTATAAAACGGCAGAACACTGGATGATGGCAAAGAAAGCAGAATTGTTTAACGATAAAGAAGTTTTAGAAAAAATAATTAAAGCCAATTCTCCTGCCGAAGCCAAAAAGTTAGGCAGAGAAGTTAAAAATTATGATGATGCTGTTTGGTTAGATAATAGATACGAGATTGTTCGACAAGGGAATTTTTACAAATTCAGTCAGAATAAGAATCTAAAAGAATTTCTAATTAATACAAAGGATAGAGTTTTAGTAGAAGCAAGCCCAGTTGATCCAATCTGGGGTATAGGAATGGCAAGTGACCACAAAGATGTTTTGAATCCTAAGAAATGGAGAGGGCCAAACCTTTTAGGATTTGCTTTGATGGAAGTTAGGGATGAATTAAAATAA